TTCTAAGTCAATTGAGTTTAAACTCGATTCTTCAAAATCTTTAATAAACTTTTTAATCTCTAATAAGTCCATATCTTCAACAAACTCCTTTCTCTCGCTTCATAATCTATCGTTTTACTTAACTCTATTAAAAGTTTTAGCATTCATTTTAGTGGTGCATTTTCATTAACTGAGTAACCAATTTTTTAAATCCATTTATGTTAACACTATTTTTAACTGTAAATTAGTCTACAATCTAAAATATTTGAAATTCAAAGTATTAGTTTAATAAAGAAGTGGTACTAAGTACCACTTTTTATAGTTGGTTATTTTGATCATATCAAATGAAGACCTCAGAATTTTATCAAATCTTAATTCTGACTATTGGTTGTCAATTGCATTGACAATATCTTGAACAGTCTTCATTGATTGAGCAACATCATCAGAGATTTCGATTTCAAACTCTTCTTCAATTGCCATTACTAATTCAACAGCGTCTAGAGAGTCTGCTCCTAAATCTTCTTGTAGATTAGTCTCTAACTTAATCTCATCTGAAGAAACACTTAGCTCATCTGCAATGATTTCTTTCACTTTATCAAATACCATATCAATTACCTCCTGTATTAGTATTACAGTACCTATTATAAATACTTTGAATCTAAAAGTAAATACTTTGATGTTAAAAATATTATTTTTTCTAAGTTTTTTGTGTTAATTTTAACAAAGATGAGGATTTTCGACAAATTTTTTCCTATTTCTACATTATCGTGTTATTTTACTAGCCAATTTATACATGTTTCTATGAAGTATTATGACACTTTATCTAAAATAAAACCCGAGATTGTAAAAAACAATTCACTTCTGACATCAATTCGTTTATAAGTCGACTATAAATTGATTATGTTAATCCATTACTAAAAATCTATTGGTTATTAGTTATACAATATTCACCTTTGCTATAGTTCATATTCATATCCAATACAAAGTTGTGGATTCAAGGCATCGTCATCTATGACGAGATCAAACTTTTCTTTTACCTTCTCAAAATCTTCTACATTACATGTCCCTCTCATTTGCCCGCAATTAAATCCGTCCTTTAATAATTCTCTTCGCAAGTCCTCACTTGGATTTACACTAAATTGCATATGTCTAGATATTTCATTCATACCTAGGTGTAAGTAGTACCTCCTTGCATTCTCATCCTGTGAGTACCAGATACTTTTATTTGCATTATATTGTTCGTTCATTATCTTATGAGCTTCCTTAATAAGCATGAACCCAATATTATTCCCTCTGTAATTCCTATGAACACCAAACTCCCACACAAATCCGTAATTTTCTTTATAACTCATTATATCTGCATTTATTTCAATGGTAATAAAGCCCACAATTTTACCAACTTTATTCATAGCAACTAAATCTAACGTATCATTTTTATAAATAGGTTTTTTATGAATGACCGTCCACCATGCATAAGAATCTACCATAACGCTCGCATGCACATCTAACCACTCTAGTTCATCACTCTTTGAATAAGGTCTAATTTTATAATCCATACAAATCCCCTCCACACTGTTAGAACTCTATAATTATTGTAACATACTACGATTATTATTAAAGGAACAAATTCGAACAAGGATTATATATCAAAAAAGCCCCGCTAATCTATGATTAACAGAGCTTTCATTTTATGTATATTCGCTAGCATTAATTTGCCTAATGTTTTTCTTTAAGTCACGTTCTGCTTTTGTAAAATCAATATTCTTTTTACGATTTTCTTCTCTTCGTTGCTTTCTTAATATAGCTAAATGCTCTAATGCATTCTCATGGTCTCGCCCAACTTCAGCTTCTTGCGCAACAACATAAGCAGTGTTATCCTTAAATTCTAAAAACCCACCGACTAATGTAACAAAGATTGTTTCATCATT
The Haloplasma contractile SSD-17B DNA segment above includes these coding regions:
- the acpP gene encoding acyl carrier protein, which codes for MVFDKVKEIIADELSVSSDEIKLETNLQEDLGADSLDAVELVMAIEEEFEIEISDDVAQSMKTVQDIVNAIDNQ
- a CDS encoding GNAT family N-acetyltransferase, whose protein sequence is MDYKIRPYSKSDELEWLDVHASVMVDSYAWWTVIHKKPIYKNDTLDLVAMNKVGKIVGFITIEINADIMSYKENYGFVWEFGVHRNYRGNNIGFMLIKEAHKIMNEQYNANKSIWYSQDENARRYYLHLGMNEISRHMQFSVNPSEDLRRELLKDGFNCGQMRGTCNVEDFEKVKEKFDLVIDDDALNPQLCIGYEYEL
- a CDS encoding F0F1 ATP synthase subunit epsilon, encoding MVKIKVATPNGPLFEEDVEIIIIRNKDGEAAIMQDHIPTVFVIDPGYIRLTRNDETIFVTLVGGFLEFKDNTAYVVAQEAEVGRDHENALEHLAILRKQRREENRKKNIDFTKAERDLKKNIRQINASEYT